The sequence below is a genomic window from Dehalogenimonas sp. THU2.
AGTTTGACTTCAATCTGCCGGAACGTTTCGATATGACGTACATCGGCCAGGACGGCCAGGAACACCGGCCATACATGGTCCACCGCGCCCTGCTCGGTTCCTGGGAGCGTTTTTTCGGTCTGCTCATAGAACATTATGCCGGCGCCTTCCCGGTCTGGCTGCACCCGGTGCAGGTCGCGGTGTTGCCCATCGCCGACCGCCACCTGGAGTATGCTGAGAAAATTGCCGCCGGCCTTAAAGCGGCGGGCGTGAGGGTGTACCTGGATGATCGCGCGGAAACCGTCAATCAGAAGATCCGCCAGTCGCAGCTTGAAAAAACCCCCTGCATGCTGGTCCTCGGTGACAAGGAAGTCGCCAACAACACCGTGGCAATCAGGCTGCGGACCGGGCAGCAGAAGTACGGCGTTTCTTTCGATGCCTTGAAAGCGATGCTTCTTGAGACCATCGAACAGCGCCTTGGCGATTTGCTGATTGAGAGTTGAACTTAGCATCGTAAATGTGCTATATTTTTCGATAGTCTTATTTTTCGTGGAGAGGTATCCAGCACATAGTTAAAGAACTCCGGGTTAACGATAAAATCCTGGGCCGCGAGGTTCGGGTGGTCGGGGATCAAGGTGAGCAATTGGGCGTGATGACCGTCGCCCAGGCCAAAGACCTTGCCCGGCGCGGCAACCTCGATTTAGTGGAAGTTGCGCCTACTTCGGTACCGCCGGTCTGCCGGCTTATGGACTACGGCAAATACCGTTATGAGCAAACCAAGAAGGAACGTGAGGCCAAGAAAGGCCAGAAACTTTCGCTTCTGAAAGAGATCCGGCTTCGCCCCAAGATCGGTATTCATGATTATGAATCCAAGGTGCGCAACATCCGGAAGCAGCTTGAAGAAGGCGATAAGGTCAAGGTGACCATCATGTTCCGTGGGCGGGAGATCACTCACTCGGAGTTAGGAATTAAAATACTCAAACGTGCTGCTGAGGACCTGTCGGATATCGCTCTCGTTGAAGGTCAACCGACACTCCTGGGCTCGCGAATCCATCTTATGCTGGTTCCCAAACCTGGTGCTAAACCTAAATCAAAGGAAGGACAACCCGAGAATGCCGAAGATTAAAACTCATAAAGGCGCCCAGAACCGGTTCAAGTTCACCGGAACCGGTAAGCTGATGCGCGTTAAAGGCCCCAAGAGTCATCTGCGCCGTAATAAAGCTCCCCGCGTTCGCAGTCAATTCGATGAGATGATTCCGGTCGCCAAAGCAGACGTCAAACGTCTCACCCGCCTCGTTCCCTACGGTACCTAATTTATAAAGGATAGAAAACAATGACACGCATTAAAGGTGGGGTCGCCACCAAAAAACGACATAAAGCAACACTTGAATTAACCAAAGGTCATCGCGGCCAGCGGAATCACAACTTCCGCCGTGCCAAGGAAAGCCTGACCCACGCCCTGGCTTACGCCCACGCCCACCGCCGGGACCGAAAGGGTGATTTCCGCCGCTTATGGATCGCCCGCATCAATGCCGCGGCCCGCTTGAACGGCATGACCTACAGCGCGTTCATAGCCGGCCTGGCCAAGTCCGGTGTTGAGCTTAACCGCAAGGTGATGGCTGACATGGCTATCACTGATCCCGCCGCTTTCGCTGGCCTGGTCAAGACCGCACAAGGCTAAACTACCCCAAATATGGGCTTCCAACCCCCTGAACACATATGCGTCAGGGGGTTTTTGGTGTATAATGATGCAAAGGGTTCAAAATCTATTGTGAGGCAAAATTAATGCGCTTAGGCCCGACGGAATTAATTATCATCATTGTAATCGTTATAGTACTGTTCTTCGTCTTCAAGAGCCGCAGGAAGAATTGATACCTGATTGTAGCTTAACATAATATACAACTCGTAAATATTTCTTCCAACCCGCCAAAAACAGGCCTTTTTCAGCCTTTTGGTATGGTATAATACGCCCCTGATATTCACGTCATCCGGCCCGGGGCGGATTCCCCCGCGCTTATGCTTATCGAGTCCGGCTACAGCATTAACCCTAAATGGGAATTTCAGCAAACCGCCGTAAAATGGGTTCGTTTCTGCACTTTGGAAAACGACTCGGAAATTTGTGCAGCAATACATCTACGTACCGCTCATCTATCACCACATCCGGTTTGACGATTTGAAATTTATTTATTTCGGTATTGTTTGTAATTTGGAGCTTGAGATTTGGAATTTCGGCTTGTTTGGCGTCCCAGGCGGGATTCGAACCCACGGCCCGCTGCTTAGAAGGCAGCCGCTCTATCCACTGAGCTACTGGGACACGCATTGTCGCGTCGTTGGGGCACAGCATACTGTGACCAATATACTAACACCGGCTTTAAGAAGGGGTCAAGAACGTCGATTGTGCCGGCGGAGCGTGCCGATGATAAACATCGCAACAAGCGCCGCACCGGCGGTCAGGGCGCCCCACCAGCCCATCACCGATAACGCTGTGACGATGATACCCGCTATGAGCACACCCAAAAAAATGTGGCGCATGGCGTCGCCGAACGGGATACCCATCAGTACTGCGGCTATAGAACCGGTCCAGGCGCCAGTCATCGGTAACGGTATGGCGACAAAGAGCGTCAGACCAAATTTTTTATACCGCTCGAT
It includes:
- the infC gene encoding translation initiation factor IF-3, encoding MVKELRVNDKILGREVRVVGDQGEQLGVMTVAQAKDLARRGNLDLVEVAPTSVPPVCRLMDYGKYRYEQTKKEREAKKGQKLSLLKEIRLRPKIGIHDYESKVRNIRKQLEEGDKVKVTIMFRGREITHSELGIKILKRAAEDLSDIALVEGQPTLLGSRIHLMLVPKPGAKPKSKEGQPENAED
- the rplT gene encoding 50S ribosomal protein L20, translating into MTRIKGGVATKKRHKATLELTKGHRGQRNHNFRRAKESLTHALAYAHAHRRDRKGDFRRLWIARINAAARLNGMTYSAFIAGLAKSGVELNRKVMADMAITDPAAFAGLVKTAQG
- the rpmI gene encoding 50S ribosomal protein L35; this encodes MPKIKTHKGAQNRFKFTGTGKLMRVKGPKSHLRRNKAPRVRSQFDEMIPVAKADVKRLTRLVPYGT